In one Scomber japonicus isolate fScoJap1 chromosome 6, fScoJap1.pri, whole genome shotgun sequence genomic region, the following are encoded:
- the LOC128360630 gene encoding gastrula zinc finger protein XlCGF57.1-like, giving the protein MSDLEVQVGSILEIMVNATVTEMTKVIGSCDSTRPEASPSCVTTENTQASSEEKVIQLSVFMTSLAREAVEKICQLFHECSSLLQLEVRHDVAEIEDLRRRLEVAETELKLVLEGSRGQKEAQELTEGGSGQEGKNAPPANRAEGETVPTNQRLGRKSRRVVTSGDAGVKRSPIIHLWKGRAYEDTVQPVIIKEEGLEAFADHASSDSGQNRDDLAQDDDDDPDYQLEPDDPDDGDPGFTARPKCVVKPKSHRGRAKSKNQQSLSCKHCRKTFTKLQQLKAHQTVHSANVEKPFHCSQCDRGFSFQRSLNAHMLLHTGERPHTCDVCGKGFTLKQLLRNHQRLHAEVRPFRCDQCGKSFYRAHGLKMHQMVHTGERAYNCQYCNKSFTIQGNLQRHLRIHTGEKPFRCETCGKSFNQADTLKGHQRIHTGERPFSCETCGKCFIQKSALKMHQKTSHPGENSLACVACGTMAACVDSLRKHLQTHASTIPCTCVICGRRLSSITDLRLHQQHHTVDRPHSCGLCGKSFKSSSYLKIHLKTHSGERPFSCDICGRMFTQHSSLKSHQVVHTGEKPFSCDTCGKCFSSTGNLNRHQRIHTGEKPFSCDTCGRSFNQGNSLKAHQQIHTGEKQFMCDKCGKSFSYLRNLKDHKCFYV; this is encoded by the exons AtgtcagatttggaggtgcagGTAGGCTCCATTTTGGAGATAATGGTCAACGCGACTGTCACAGAAATGACCAAAGTTATCGGCAGCTGTGATTCGACACGTCCAGAAGCGTCTCCGAGCTGCGTTACGACCGAAAACACACAAGCGTCCTCAGAGGAGAAG GTGATCCAGCTCAGTGTCTTCATGACGTCTCTGGCTCGAGAAGCTGTGGAGAAGATCTGCCAGCTTTTCCACGAATGTTCCTCCCTGCTCCAGTTAGAA GTGAGACACGATGTGGCAGAGATCGAGGACCTTAGGAGGAGACTGGAGGTGGCAGAGACAGAGCTGAAGCTGGTCCTGGAGGGGAGCAGAGGCCAGAAGGAGGCGCAGGAGCTGACAGAGGGAGGCAGCggacaggagggaaagaacGCTCCTCCGGCCAacagagcagagggagagacCGTCCCGACCAATCAGCGATTGGGGAGGAAGAGCCGCAGAG TTGTAACTAGTGGTGATGCCGGAGTGAAGAGATCGCCCATCATTCACCTGTGGAAAGGCAGAGCTTATGAG GACACTGTCCAGCCAGTGATAATAAAGGAAGAAGGATTAGAGGCATTTGCTGACCATGCTTCTTCTGATTCTGGTCAGAACAGAGACGATCTAGCACAGGATGATGACGACGACCCGGACTACCAG TTGGAGCCAGACGATCCAGACGACGGTGACCCAGGATTCACCGCCAGACCCAAATGCGTTGTAAAGCCCAAATCCCACCGAGGTCGAGCCAAGAGTAAGAACCAGCAGTCTCTGAGCTGCAAACACTGCAGGAAAACCTTCACCAAGCTGCAGCAGCTCAAAGCACACCAGACTGTCCACAGCGCCAACGTAGAGAAGCCTTTCCACTGCTCTCAGTGTGACAGAGGCTTTTCATTCCAGCGGAGCCTCAACGCACACATGCTGCTTCATACAG GTGAGAGGCCACACACCTGCGATGTTTGTGGGAAAGGATTCACGCTGAAGCAGCTGCTGAGGAACCACCAGCGTCTCCATGCTGAGGTCCGGCCATTTCGCTGTGACCAGTGCGGCAAGAGTTTCTATCGAGCCCACGGCCTGAAAATGCACCAAATGGTCCACACGGGAGAGCGGGCCTACAACTGTCAGTACTGCAACAAAAGCTTCACAATACAAGGTAACCTGCAGCGCCACCTGCGTATACACACGGGGGAGAAACCGTTCAGGTGCGAGACGTGCGGCAAAAGCTTCAACCAGGCCGACACTCTGAAAGGACATCAGAGGATACACACCGGCGAGCGTCCCTTCAGCTGCGAGACCTGCGGCAAGTGTTTCATTCAGAAGAGTGCCTTGAAAATGCACCAGAAGACTTCTCACCCAGGCGAGAACTCGTTAGCCTGTGTGGCGTGCGGCACCATGGCGGCCTGTGTTGACTCGCTGCGCAAACACCTCCAGACTCATGCGTCGACTATCCCATGCACGTGCGTGATCTGCGGCCGGCGGCTCAGTTCCATCACTGACCTGCGcctgcatcagcagcaccacaCAGTGGACAGGCCTCACAGCTGCGGGCTCTGTGGGAAGAGCTTCAAGTCGTCCAGTTACCTGAAGATTCACCTGAAGACGCACAGCGGAGAGAGGCCGTTCTCCTGCGACATCTGCGGTCGCATGTTTACACAGCACAGCAGCCTTAAGTCACATCAG GTGGTGCATACGGGAGAGAAACCGTTCAGCTGCGACACGTGTGGGAAATGTTTCAGCAGCACCGGCAACCTGAACAGACACCAGCGCATCCACACGGGGGAAAAGCCGTTCAGCTGCGACACGTGCGGACGCAGCTTCAACCAGGGCAACAGCCTGAAGGCCCACCAGCAGATACACACCGGGGAGAAGCAGTTCATGTGCGACAAGTGCGGGAAGAGTTTTTCCTACCTGAGAAACCTAAAAGACCACAAATGTTTCTATGTGTGA